One Helicoverpa zea isolate HzStark_Cry1AcR chromosome 30, ilHelZeax1.1, whole genome shotgun sequence genomic window, cggatttcaatgattttttctttgttgtgtcagtattaagcctggtcaacatataggctataatatatcttcgaaacttgaagacctgatgcagaactccaacagaccaacaaaactataagagatataaaaatggtgccatggcaaaaattgtttcatgtgatgagcatttttagttgagataataaatttgaagatctggaacacctgatgtggaaccccaagagcccagcttctctgtaccatatacaggtatggcgttttagcaaaagttgttcaatttgataagcactttctattgacttacacaaattgaagatctaaaacacctgatgtggaactccaggtgcccagctagactatagcatatagaggtatgacgttttagcaaaagttgttcaatctgataagcactctctgttgacttatacaaattgaaggtgtaaaacacctgatgtggaactccaggagtccagctagactatagcatatgaagatatgacgttttagcaaaagtggttcaatctgataagcactctctattgatgtataaacatcgaagatctggaacacctgatatgaaacttcaagagcaatactacacttgaaatgtatagaaatgaatgttatgaaataggtatggtgaatcctatcctaaaataatggacacgtatttttcttttctctctctctcacaaacaaataataacgaagatacaacaacgcttcgttaagtcactgcttagtacaaattttacatacttagacgtggcgtcacgagccctcactctccgactttgttgcgttatatctcattattattttgtatgtctcttccagacctcgggactacagagttccgaatttttgggaggcaaacgtggggccgaagccaacacgctgaagcgtgttcacatttacaaattggttacaatggtgttcacatttacaaattggtttatattttggtacaaagttacaaacaaataatcaaaagatgaatacaattttacttgctggtgtaattttaatttgttaattaattaaatattgtcagtatgtcctatggagcaggaccggcatgtttccaagcatttttatcttgaatgtaatcttctaatctatacatataataaatctgtaaaaaaactgtgtctgtacattgaatatatttaaaaaataataattgggtggggtttagaaacagtaatggagcacaaatccaaaaaaaaaattctgtctgtttgtctgtatgtctgtatgtctgtatgtctgtatgtctgtttgtttgtacacgctaatcttcggaactactgaacggatttcaatgattttttctttgttgtgtcagtattaagcctggtcaacatataggctataatatatcttcgaaacttgaagacctgatgcagaactccaacagaccaacaaaactataagagatataaaaatggtgccatggcaaaaattgtttcatgtgatgagcatttttagttgagataataaatttgaagatctggaacacctgatgtggaaccccaagagcccagcttctctgtaccatatacaggtatggcgttttagcaaaagttgttcaatttgataagcactttctattgacttacacaaattgaagatctaaaacacctgatgtggaactccaggtgcccagctagactatagcatatagaggtatgacgttttagcaaaagttgttcaatctgataagcactctctgttgacttatacaaattgaaggtgtaaaacacctgatgtggaactccaggagtccagctagactatagcatatgaagatatgacgttttagcaaaagtggttcaatctgataagcactctctattgatgtataaacatcgaagatctggaacacctgatatgaaacttcaagagcaatactacacttgaaatgtatagaaatgaatgttatgaaataggtatggtgaatcctatcctaaaataatggacacgtatttttcttttctctctctctcacaaacaaataataacgaagatacaacaacgcttcgttaagtcactgcttagtacaaattttacatacttagacgtggcgtcacgagccctcactctccgactttgttgcgttatatctcattattattttgtatgtctcttccagacctcgggactacagagttccgaatttttgggaggcaaacgtggggccgaagccaacacgctgaagcccttttgagacaactttaatgaaatggtgacacaataccgtcgattatccctttatacactatagaaatgaacccaaggacattcaccggtggacgtcgttaaaaaaaagacaatccccggttctgtgctaaactattgctaactattgagggaaactacttgggctatttgtgatgggatgttagtggatgtcaatggtacatgtaaaaatggcaggtggagactcgccacctcacttactgggcccccgggaacctgaagcgtgaggatacctcggcggactttaaacacagattacgcgctccctgtgcttaccatgaggcacctaccctccgagcagggctactaatcctgctctagcgactccactctggacggccaagccaagccagaggcgtgagacctacccccgtcatggttcactccgaccggccggagatgggggatactctccctggagaactcagcatatagtatagccccgcggggttgctactccccgtcatcagcctcagatgtcctgcggtgcctatatctcattattattgtcgttattatctcaagagcctttgtcccaattatgttatggtcgacttccagtcacgatgcaactgagtaccagtgttttacaaggagcgactgcctatctgacctccacaacctggttacccgctcaacccaacataccttggtaagacttactggcttctgactacccataacgactgccaagaatgttcaatgacagccggaacctacagtttaacatcccctccaaataacggttattggtatccaaaatatacgtagaaagtacatacgaacttagaaaagttgcattggcaggcacttgccagacctggaatcaaagacgcacgctcatacttgagagattggttctctacccactaaaccaccacgacttccactaagtcaccacgactttgtcatctatttaatgtttttttacgtaataatacgtgtaacatttttgccacataacttaaatgcagacttattagaatcactacttttatccctatgatcacgcctattgcggttcagttctcagcgttttgtttagtccaatttaattaaatatatggaacgtttctaatgtttatccgtattccgttgttttcaagtcaacgggcccttaaaattcaatatcagacggttcagatctttgattttgctgaccccgtagtcgctggcataagggacaggatccgcgtacgaagtcgcgggcagaagctagttattaataattataattgcataagttgatacagaatgctatgcaatagctttaccgcggcagtccccgagtgccacacgtatttttttttaatagtgttGTAAAGGATGTAGCTATATgaaaacattgttgaaaggttctacAACCTACagacctacagacagacatgtgttgtcggggaagtttgttgcgccacttctccCCAGCaacaacacataggaagtggtaatGATGTGTGTTTCttgggctgtcttttgttttgatgttCAAAAAAGCGCTGTTTAGCagtcaagtttgaataaatgattttaatttatgtatatttataatttcaacatctttggcagtcgttaaggatAGTCctaagccagaaagtctgataaacAGTCTTGCCAACCAGattgcccgggttgaggaggtcagataggcagacgctccatGTTGCACACTGGAACTCGGCTGCATCcatttaaactggaagccgtcaccaacatagttggttaggcagatgataatgagTTTGACTGTGTGGCGTATCCAGCAAGCTATATTCTCTAAGTCATTAACGTAACAATACCGCCTAACAGTCGATAAGGATTTAAAAACCCCGTTGAGTTTTCGATAAGAGAGCTACAAGTTACCGATCTACCATAGTACATGGCAGTTTGCTAAACCATAGTGctgtttttcagaaaaaaacgTCTATTGAGAATTTTGAAAACAGAGAAACAAACTTTAATAAGAGGAATTTTGAAAAACGAGAGGtaagttttgatttttttttgcggAGAAAAACAAGAGGTAAGTTTTAGCGTTAAGTACCCATTTTTCCTATTTTAGTGACGAGTGCTTTTAACAGACTTCAGAAATAAAGGCTTAGTTTGACCTGAATGTATGACTGCTTCTATGTAAGCAGACATGTTTGCGCACGATATCTTACGtaggctgaaccgattttaatgcgGTTTCCAGTgcagtatttgtcagacttaggaaAAGGTTTTAGGTAGCTATAAAGGTACTATTAAAGTTTTTTCATTTGGTGAGTATATgttttaactagcttttgcccgcgacttcgttcgcgtggaatagtgacttccggcagatttttggtttgaccaatagatggcgctatatgtccggaataaattttattttttattatttttttttttttgaaataaaaactatcctatgtcctttctcaagttccaaactatgtctgtaccaaatttcacacaaatcggttcagtagtttaggcgtgaagaaaagacagacagacagacagacagagttactttcacatttataatattagttaggatttcgTTTGTTACCTGGTTACATTTACAGTTACCTGGGCAGCCTAATATGTCCTATTGAGACTGATTGTCCGACtgtctagcttctgactacccgtaacgactgctaaataGATTcatatgacagccgggaccaaatTAAAGtgcttccgaaacacggaggaactcgtcatgacaagatggtccaTCCATCGATCCGAGCGACTATTACTAAGCCACGGGAAAATCACGTTCAAGACCTAATTACTAACAAATATAATTTCCCATTTTTTTACAGGAGAAACCTCCAACAACCAGCCACCAAAAACAAATCATGCAATAACCTCTCAAAAACAGAAAAATGTGGCACCAATTCTGGATACCCGTTTTAATACCAACTTTGATAATAAACCGATCATATTGTGAAGACAATAAAACCGACATTTTTGTACAATATTCCGGACACGCTGAGGCAGCATATTTAGAACGAGCAACTCCGGTTTCGACAGTAAATCCGTCACCATCAACAGATCCGGGAACGACAATACGGATTTCAAATCCGGTGTCGACAACTATCCGGTATAATGATGAGACGGAAAGCGTGGTGTTTGTTCCGAATGACAGGGATAGAAGGGTGGATAGTGACGATGAAGGCAGAGGGATGAGAATTAAGGATATCATGAATATGAGAACTGTGCATGATGCTATGAATAAGAATTTTCATGTTGAAAAGAATGCGGGTAAGTTTGTTGCTGTTTTCGTTTTGTATTCCGACTTTACCGTACGAATcaggatttttttgtaagtgattaatgttttgtaaattatacttgAAGTCAAAGTTGGTGAGATATTTTTGTCCAAATGCTTAGTCTTCGTAGTAATTTCTCATGTACTTCATTTACAGTGcagtaattttttttggaaaatccgATTTTTAACtactttgttcttttttttaaaaaaaaatgtgttcctCTGTGAAAGATTGCTTTCAgtctttaataacatttatgttTGTTATCCACGTAATTTAAGCAAAACTCCAaggaataaattaaagtaacaaACCCCCGTTACCAGTTTAATcttaacaattttataaatgtaacTCTGTCTTAATGTCGGACTCTTAGCGTGAGGCAGAATATAGGCATATTTTTTACCCGATTGCAAAAAATAGGTCTCAAGCCACGTTTGTGAAACAGCTAGGCATACAATAAAACGAGCTAAACCAAGAAATTCTCAAACTCTTACAGATACTCCAAACGAAGATATAGTATTTATATCCGGCAAAAACCACGACACAGAGAAAGTGAGAGAAAGAGAAGAAAATGGGAGAAGAAGTGAATTCCAGTACAATAATGTAGAAGACCAATATAACCAATATAACGAAGAAGATTTTATTATCAAGACGAAACTGAATTGTAGTGATTTGGACTGCAATAATACTATTAGGTCGACTTGTGGAGCAAAATACGTTAATAATGAGTGGAGATATCGACTGTTTCTAAATGATTGTTATTTTAGGAAAGTTAACTGTGCGTTTAAGTATGAAGTTAACCGtgagtatttatttagttaaatctcatcatcatcatgtcttTTTTGgtaaactatgttggggtcggcttccagtataatcAGATGCATCTGAATactagtgtgccacatggagcgattgcctatctaatctcctcaacccagttaccctagAACCCCGATCTctcttatttttgcaaaatcttGGTACTGGTTATCAGAATTTCTGACGAGTATTTTAAGAAACCTTCTCAAAGTAGCCCAAAGCGTAAAAGTTGATGAcggatacacccgtgcatcagaaaacacaataaatattgattcttTGCCTGATCTCACTCCAGTGGTGTTgggttgccgtcccatcgggctatgagagtgaaggaatagagagtgcacctgtgtctgcgcaaatgtgcgtgcactataatatgtcctgcgcagctggctgatctcaaTGCAAAaaggctaatgatgatgatgattttattcCAGGATATAAACAAGTGACAGTAGACCGTTGCAAGACTATAGGTGCTCACTACATGGACAGAGGTTTTCCGTACCAACCAAAACCTTACCCGGAGAAACCTGTAGATAAAGTAGAGTTTGACACCAGAAAGGTTTCAGCGTCGAGAAGGTaagacattaatttaatttaacgtgCCTACCGAAAcgcggaggaactcgtcatgacaagatggttgAAAAGCGTTAAtagtttttacccgactgccaaagaaggagggtaatgttttttatCAATCAATTCGTGCGGCTGTTACTTTGCCACGAGCAAAAccttggggactgtcttttgtaaaattgacTTTCCAAAAACTCGATGGAAATCCAAAAAACTAATTGCTggcttaaataatttatgtacatcAAAGAATTTTCTATGTATGGTCTATATATAGGAGGTCACAAGTATACGATTCGTTTTGTGTCACACTAAAAACGATCTGTAGATGTCCTTTTTTTGTACTTAGTAATTGTTTTAAcccacactgcagactaaacaggaTAGTTGTCCCGATAAGaggatttttaaagaaaatccttGTTTCGTTTTATTCGGTCTGTTTCCGGCCCCAGTCTTGACCGTTGTTGTAAGCGTCCTGCTATTCACGTGCTCCTATTTTAGTAAATTGTCAGTCTAATTTTCAGTCtatttcaaatataatattattgtacacTTTATCTTCTGATTGCAGGTCCATGACAATGAACTATAACGGTCAATTCTGTTCACACCCATGTCCACTGTCCTGCCCAGAGGACTATGACCCACAATGTGCTGCATCTAACACGGGACAGAAGAGAGTGTTTCTGAACCATTGTAAATTGGATCATAACTCCTGCTTCTATGGCGTTGGTGAGTTTTTGTgtctactagcttttgcctgtGGTTTCTATCTACTTCTTggatttgtataaaaaatagatgataaactgtcaagtttcatcaaaaatccGTGAAAGAGGATATCTATACATCCATTCATACATACAAACGTTTTTATAATacgtacagtagactgcacattagtggtaactgtcatttaccttaactcaatagtaataagtatgattttcctataaaactgttaccactgacctgaagttgactgtactaggCCGGTAATTGGCCACCAACAACTGCTTTTGGCAGTCTTCAGACTTCGAAAAACAGTTTTTGCAGACCAACTAGAAGCGAGTCTATGTTTTCCATTCAAATTCATCGACAATACAATGacagtttttttaatacaactGTTAACTATAACTGTTCACGTCCAATGATAGTAATAAAGGcaagtacataggtatatcctttcaaacaaaaaaaaatgttaaaataggTTTGTAAACGACGGAGATATTCgcgaacaaacataaaaaaaaaacaaacgcatTTAAAATCTCCTCTTAAGCGGTTTATAAAGACGTTTTTGTAGTCTATGGAGGTACTTGGGCCGTGGGCCAAAGTAACTTATCTCTATGGATACAAATTCGAAATTCCGGTTCTTCctacctaacagacagacatgtgttgctggggagtttgttccaccacttcttcttcccagcaaaaacacataggaagtggtgaagggcgggcgttttgggggctgtcttatgtttttgacgttcgtaaagtgcgtttttgagtttgagtttggatAGGGTATATTAATAACCTATTCTCTTGTTGCAGTTTGGCACAAAAGACCTCTGGCCGAATGCATTGGACATAAGAAAGCTGATATGAGGTCCAACCGAGGTTTCATCGGTTGGATGCAAAGAGTCGGCGTAGTGGATAAAAAAGGGCGTCTACTGatagaataaattattattttgaaaatttttcatctttggattttgataaaagGTTTTTTACTCCTGTatttcgtcatcatcatcaactgtcgaaccttttcccaactgtgttggagtcggtttccagtcttactttagcagctgagtaccagtgtgccacatggagcgactgcctatctgatctcctcaacccagttatccgggcaattaccaaggggtattgtcaggcacactggcttctgactacccgtaacgactgccaaagatgttcaaatgacagccggaccCATCAATTAAAAGTGAATAAAGGCTCAAAGTACAaagtatgttttatatttttgacaggGTAAAAAGGACCTTACCGCAATTTGTGGAGCCACTGTGATATTCTGaaacaaagaagaaaataaaattaaaaaactacTAATCAATATAAACATCTCTATTGCAAAAAGGCTTTTAAAAGTCCtcttagccgattatcggctacggcggctgttctcatgtaaggagattagccaactgcgcaggacatattatagtgcacaagcatttgcacagacacaggtgcactcccttttccttcactctcatagcccgatgggtcggcaatccgacacgaccggaaagagatcaggcgcaggaccgacatttacgtgcgtTTTACGAAATACGAAGGTAAGAGTTCACCGACAATATAAACGTAAATCAACATTTGGCTTTGAAGATTGAACATAAAAAATCATAGTACTAAACATTTGTAATAGTCAAACTGATTTTTCTGATGTCCGTGAACTGGGGCCCCAAAAAGAATTTtctcttcattaaaaaaatatataaagcttACAGATACAGACCAAACTTTCaacaaaaacgtattttttttttgagatataaACGTATTTTGCCCAATTTAGTAGTGTAGTGTAAGCAATTTCCTAAAAtacaaagtaaaacaaaataaaaaagttcacTCATTATTTGTAAGACAACTtgtaacagcgccatctagttagGGAGAATTCACTTTAGGGGATGAATATTTTACATAGCGCCATCTATACGCCACAAGTATAACTAGGTACTGAGGAATTGCTTGATGTATAATTTCACGACTAATTTATCTTGTGCTTTGTTTAtgaaacaaatgtttttttgcgGAAAGACCTAATTTCGTCATtgtaggtgatcttcacactgccccgcatcacgctgcatcttgcgtgtcgacgcacctacgcgcgttcctgcgggagtgcagatctgcatcatcgtgcgggtttttcacgcactcacgcgcgtaggtgcgttttgtaaattcacgcacagcgagttccattttcaaatatacacgtcacgcccattcaaaatcacgcgcggcattgcgggattcagtgtgccataccttgcgtctcgccccgcacctacgcgcgggggtgcgtgtttctccgcatgtatgtgcgtgatccgcatgaacgcgcgtggatgcattttcagtgtgttgaactatgcgtgttttccatacaaacggagatatttccatacaacggaaaaaaacgcatccacgcactacgctgcatcatgcggggcagtgtgataatcgccataccttgcgtctcgccccgcacctacgcgcgggggtgcgtgtttctccgcatgtatgtgcgtgatccgcatgaacgcgcgtggatgcattttcagtgtgttgaactatgcgtgttttccatacaaacggagatatttccatacaacggaaaaaaacgcatccacgcactacgctgcatcatgcggggcagtgtgataatcgcctaagatCTAGTATGAcgattaattatttgttttaattgtaactttaaatgtactaaacacatattattattatcacaatGTGTAGAGTGTAGAAACGTATATTCGTTCAAACTGTAGATATTcctcataatattaatttagttttaagcttaattaagaatttataacttttgtacttccttaaaataaaatatttcaataacttcTGTGTTTTTTTCACCTAAAACCGAAGAGCTTGTTTGTTAATTTGCTTGAACTCATTAATTTCAGGAACCCATCACAAATCGTTTTACCGGTTGTGTGTGCAAAGCACACAGTTAGGCCAATTTTCGAGATAAAACGGTAAAATATGACTACTTTTCTACCAAGTTTGCTTTTTCCCAAATTAGAAGAagcttatgtcctttctcatgTTAATCAGACTATTTGATtaccaaaaatcatttaaaccaATTCTGTGGGTTCAGTGTGAAAACCAGACTAACAGAGTAACTTTCCCATTTATAAcattggtaaaaatatattttatattatattctatattttatactaaaaaCCCGTGGAAGGCTTTTAGAAGCCATTAGAGAGTGGTATTTTGCCAAAAATTGACACAGACTTTGTCTAGCCAGACTTAAGTGGTGGTCTCACCATAACTTATACGATATTTTAAGATAGGATAGGATTTTCAgaa contains:
- the LOC124644610 gene encoding uncharacterized protein LOC124644610, which produces MWHQFWIPVLIPTLIINRSYCEDNKTDIFVQYSGHAEAAYLERATPVSTVNPSPSTDPGTTIRISNPVSTTIRYNDETESVVFVPNDRDRRVDSDDEGRGMRIKDIMNMRTVHDAMNKNFHVEKNADTPNEDIVFISGKNHDTEKVREREENGRRSEFQYNNVEDQYNQYNEEDFIIKTKLNCSDLDCNNTIRSTCGAKYVNNEWRYRLFLNDCYFRKVNCAFKYEVNRYKQVTVDRCKTIGAHYMDRGFPYQPKPYPEKPVDKVEFDTRKVSASRRSMTMNYNGQFCSHPCPLSCPEDYDPQCAASNTGQKRVFLNHCKLDHNSCFYGVVWHKRPLAECIGHKKADMRSNRGFIGWMQRVGVVDKKGRLLIE